In Phyllopteryx taeniolatus isolate TA_2022b chromosome 6, UOR_Ptae_1.2, whole genome shotgun sequence, one genomic interval encodes:
- the rcc1 gene encoding regulator of chromosome condensation isoform X2: MATKKSATKRKSDSIPEVKDSKKVKVYHRSHGKEPGHILVLGQGDVGQLGLGEDITERKKPALLSLHEKIVQVIAGGMHTVCLSDTGVVYTFGCNDEGALGRDTKEEGSEMSPGKVVLDEKVVQVSAGDSHTAALTEEGTVYVWGSFRDNNGVIGLLDHLKTTVVPTKVPLTETVVKVTSGNDHLVMLTVEGNLYTSGTAEQGQLGRVPEQFSNRGGRKGLDRLLIPQMVKLKGKVHFIDSFCGAYFTFAVSKDGHVYGFGLSNYHQLGTKSTKMCFAPVKLTTFKNSTTTWVDFSGGQHHTVCLDSEGQVYSLGRAEYGRLGLGEEAEEKSEPTAVSGVEPASRVTCGASVSYAVTKEGSVYAWGMGTNLQLGTGQEEDEWTPVKMTGKQLENCTVLMVSSGGQHTVLLVKDKQES, encoded by the exons ATGGCCACTAAAAAGTCGGCCACGAAGAGGAAGTCAGACTCTATCCCAGAGGTGAAAGACTCTAAGAAAGTGAAAG TTTACCACAGGAGTCATGGTAAGGAGCCGGGTCACATTCTTGTTCTGGGCCAGGGTGATGTTGGACAGCTGGGTTTAGGAGAGGACATCACTGAGAGGAAGAAGCCAGCTCTTTTGTCCCTACATGAGAAAATAGTGCAGGTGATAGCCGGGGGCATGCACACTGTGTGCCTCAGCGACACTGGTGTG GTTTACACGTTTGGCTGCAATGACGAAGGGGCCCTTGGTCGAGACACAAAAGAAGAGGGGTCTGAGATGTCTCCCGGGAAGGTGGTGCTTGATGAGAAGGTGGTGCAGGTGTCTGCAGGAGACAGCCACACAGCCGCACTAACGGAGGAGGGAACCGTGTATGTGTGGGGCTCCTTCAGG GATAACAATGGCGTTATAGGTCTCCTGGATCATTTGAAAACAACTGTCGTTCCTACAAAGGTTCCCTTGACAGAAACTGTTGTGAAAGTTACATCAG GTAACGACCACCTTGTAATGTTGACCGTGGAGGGAAATCTTTACACGTCGGGCACTGCTGAACAGGGGCAGTTAGGAAGGGTGCCTGAACAATTCTCAAATCGgggaggcagaaaaggccttg ATCGTCTGTTGATTCCTCAGATGGTCAAACTCAAAGGGAAAGTTCACTTCATAGACTCCTTCTGTGGAGCGTACTTCACATTTGCTGTGTCCAAAGATGGACACGTGTATGGATTCGGCCTCTCCAACTATCACCAGTTGG GCACCAAGAGCACAAAGATGTGTTTTGCCCCTGTGAAACTGACGACCTTCAAAAATTCTACCACAACCTGGGTTGACTTCTCTGGAGGACAACACCACACGGTCTGCCTTGACTCTGAAG GACAGGTGTACAGCCTGGGCAGAGCAGAGTATGGGCGCCTTGGCCTTGGTGAAGAGGCTGAAGAGAAAAGCGAACCCACAGCCGTCAGTGGGGTTGAACCAGCCAGCAGAGTGACATGTGGGGCATCAGTCAGCTATGCTGTCACAAAAGAAG GATCTGTGTACGCTTGGGGAATGGGCACCAACCTCCAACTTGGCACGGGTCAGGAGGAGGATGAGTGGACTCCTGTGAAAATGACTGGCAAACAGCTGGAAAACTGCACAGTACTGATGGTGTCCAGTGGAGGGCAGCACACGGTCCTTTTGGTCAAAGACAAACAGGAAAGCTGA
- the rcc1 gene encoding regulator of chromosome condensation isoform X1, whose protein sequence is MDSSVAVMATKKSATKRKSDSIPEVKDSKKVKVYHRSHGKEPGHILVLGQGDVGQLGLGEDITERKKPALLSLHEKIVQVIAGGMHTVCLSDTGVVYTFGCNDEGALGRDTKEEGSEMSPGKVVLDEKVVQVSAGDSHTAALTEEGTVYVWGSFRDNNGVIGLLDHLKTTVVPTKVPLTETVVKVTSGNDHLVMLTVEGNLYTSGTAEQGQLGRVPEQFSNRGGRKGLDRLLIPQMVKLKGKVHFIDSFCGAYFTFAVSKDGHVYGFGLSNYHQLGTKSTKMCFAPVKLTTFKNSTTTWVDFSGGQHHTVCLDSEGQVYSLGRAEYGRLGLGEEAEEKSEPTAVSGVEPASRVTCGASVSYAVTKEGSVYAWGMGTNLQLGTGQEEDEWTPVKMTGKQLENCTVLMVSSGGQHTVLLVKDKQES, encoded by the exons ATG GATTCAAGTGTTGCTGTCATGGCCACTAAAAAGTCGGCCACGAAGAGGAAGTCAGACTCTATCCCAGAGGTGAAAGACTCTAAGAAAGTGAAAG TTTACCACAGGAGTCATGGTAAGGAGCCGGGTCACATTCTTGTTCTGGGCCAGGGTGATGTTGGACAGCTGGGTTTAGGAGAGGACATCACTGAGAGGAAGAAGCCAGCTCTTTTGTCCCTACATGAGAAAATAGTGCAGGTGATAGCCGGGGGCATGCACACTGTGTGCCTCAGCGACACTGGTGTG GTTTACACGTTTGGCTGCAATGACGAAGGGGCCCTTGGTCGAGACACAAAAGAAGAGGGGTCTGAGATGTCTCCCGGGAAGGTGGTGCTTGATGAGAAGGTGGTGCAGGTGTCTGCAGGAGACAGCCACACAGCCGCACTAACGGAGGAGGGAACCGTGTATGTGTGGGGCTCCTTCAGG GATAACAATGGCGTTATAGGTCTCCTGGATCATTTGAAAACAACTGTCGTTCCTACAAAGGTTCCCTTGACAGAAACTGTTGTGAAAGTTACATCAG GTAACGACCACCTTGTAATGTTGACCGTGGAGGGAAATCTTTACACGTCGGGCACTGCTGAACAGGGGCAGTTAGGAAGGGTGCCTGAACAATTCTCAAATCGgggaggcagaaaaggccttg ATCGTCTGTTGATTCCTCAGATGGTCAAACTCAAAGGGAAAGTTCACTTCATAGACTCCTTCTGTGGAGCGTACTTCACATTTGCTGTGTCCAAAGATGGACACGTGTATGGATTCGGCCTCTCCAACTATCACCAGTTGG GCACCAAGAGCACAAAGATGTGTTTTGCCCCTGTGAAACTGACGACCTTCAAAAATTCTACCACAACCTGGGTTGACTTCTCTGGAGGACAACACCACACGGTCTGCCTTGACTCTGAAG GACAGGTGTACAGCCTGGGCAGAGCAGAGTATGGGCGCCTTGGCCTTGGTGAAGAGGCTGAAGAGAAAAGCGAACCCACAGCCGTCAGTGGGGTTGAACCAGCCAGCAGAGTGACATGTGGGGCATCAGTCAGCTATGCTGTCACAAAAGAAG GATCTGTGTACGCTTGGGGAATGGGCACCAACCTCCAACTTGGCACGGGTCAGGAGGAGGATGAGTGGACTCCTGTGAAAATGACTGGCAAACAGCTGGAAAACTGCACAGTACTGATGGTGTCCAGTGGAGGGCAGCACACGGTCCTTTTGGTCAAAGACAAACAGGAAAGCTGA